In one Maniola jurtina chromosome 13, ilManJurt1.1, whole genome shotgun sequence genomic region, the following are encoded:
- the LOC123871077 gene encoding uncharacterized protein LOC123871077, which yields MNIIWYGVAILSIIERGVNGHGRLIEPPSRASAWRFGFDTPHNYNDHELYCGGFTRQWNKNGGKCGICGDAWDAPTPRPHELGGRFGKGVIVRRYAPRDVIVIKVELTANHNGYFQFRICNDPHSSDQECMDKYLLPLEGREETKFYPKEGNKVYEMKYQLPEGLECSHCVLQWKYIAGNNWGTCEDGKGAVGCGPQEEFRACADIAIGDRFATSTRRPRPTYVFPSRKPPTIAPAPEESTGTTWYYSLVIAIITLFVAVAVLAGLYLYYYRGGMKIKDLLKSKMPAPAPVPPPRHKRTSLSRETPPEISAPKLISESGFETVDLRSK from the coding sequence ATAATATGGTATGGCGTAGCAATCCTGTCAATAATAGAAAGAGGCGTGAATGGACACGGCAGGCTGATTGAACCGCCATCTCGGGCTTCCGCCTGGCGATTCGGCTTCGACACACCACACAACTACAACGACCACGAACTGTACTGTGGTGGGTTCACCAGGCAGTGGAACAAGAACGGCGGCAAGTGCGGCATCTGCGGCGACGCCTGGGACGCGCCCACGCCTCGCCCCCACGAGCTGGGGGGCAGATTTGGCAAAGGCGTGATCGTCCGGAGATATGCTCCTAGAGACGTCATCGTCATCAAGGTCGAGCTGACCGCCAACCACAACGGCTACTTCCAATTCAGAATATGCAATGACCCCCACTCGAGTGACCAAGAATGCATGGACAAATACTTGCTGCCCCTGGAAGGGCGAGAAGAAACGAAATTCTACCCTAAAGAAGGGAATAAGGTGTACGAAATGAAATATCAGCTACCTGAAGGCTTAGAATGCTCGCACTGTGTGCTACAGTGGAAGTATATCGCTGGTAATAACTGGGGCACGTGCGAAGATGGCAAGGGAGCGGTTGGGTGCGGACCGCAGGAAGAATTCCGAGCGTGCGCGGATATAGCCATCGGAGATCGCTTCGCCACCTCGACGAGAAGGCCAAGGCCTACGTATGTCTTCCCGAGCAGGAAGCCACCAACAATCGCACCAGCACCGGAAGAATCTACCGGAACTACCTGGTACTACAGTCTTGTCATCGCGATTATCACGCTATTCGTCGCAGTCGCGGTGTTGGCAGGCCTGTACCTGTACTACTACAGAGGTGGTATGAAAATAAAGGATTTATTGAAATCCAAAATGCCAGCGCCTGCGCCCGTACCTCCTCCCAGACACAAAAGAACTTCTTTATCGAGGGAAACTCCTCCAGAGATCTCTGCTCCGAAATTAATTTCTGAATCGGGCTTCGAAACAGTAGATCTAAGATCGAAATGA